In Styela clava chromosome 14, kaStyClav1.hap1.2, whole genome shotgun sequence, the following are encoded in one genomic region:
- the LOC120340477 gene encoding ras and EF-hand domain-containing protein-like isoform X2 — MLVSSVQNQCPYRFYIIVIDSIFLGDTEVCVAIWRANKQSSEQISLLEEEMETQILLKENKVREEERKRADEESNKMKSQYEQQIDQLQNAITKLKQMDEKLASGSPFERELENMREKVRKLNQENSELKAKLTETETNLILLQNSMREMEVTHQEKTLEFARDEDEVSRVHEEKERYSKQVETLYSSNRQLLDSNDSLREALESSFSKYKRVSAQHARLHNGAIPMEYLNSHDYQRSGRSSRASVLDNDALAECDPGRKTPEVNGFTNHEFDSGVGTIRDDFDDSDTDYGDDSFRRGSRLSNSLRSRPRRYNSNVSYMSDGSRRSRRSYHRRAKNDYQTLSDEDNDVTNGSDITDDELRDISQSSTLSSSSRGRLNRKSPRMTPTSARKVITPDVTLGHNKRMYKVVLCGDVGVGKTSFIYRVCRNEFNRLSKSTLGVDFQIKTIQLEHDKSISLQLWDTAGQERFRSISASYFRRAEGVLLLYDCTSQHSFINVRDWMETITPVIPDGSPIMICGHKVDLREERELAGRPVVSSQEGAQLAANFGVLFVETSALDGCNVNNAVAMLARHIKLDDDTVDTDSIKQLGISPEKVEGQNCCKQT; from the exons AGCTAATAAACAAAGTAGTGAACAAATCTCCCTTCTGGAGGAAGAAATGGAGACGCAGATCCTCCTCAAGGAGAATAAAGTTAGAGAAGAAGAGAGAAAAAGAGCGGACGAGGAGAGTAACAAAATGAAAAGCCAATACGAACAACAGATCGATCAACTCCAGAATGCAATTACGAAATTAAAGCAG ATGGATGAAAAGCTTGCATCCGGGTCTCCTTTCGAACGAGAACTCGAAAACATGAGAGAAAAAGTCCGAAAACTTAACCAG GAAAACTCAGAATTGAAGGCAAAACTTACAGAAACAGAGACGAATTTAATTCTTTTGCAAAATTCAATGAGAGAAATGGAAGTCACTCACCAAGAGAAAACACTAGAGTTTGCCAG agATGAGGATGAGGTCAGCCGAGTTCATGAAGAGAAAGAAAGATATTCCAAACAAGTTGAAACATTATA tTCCAGTAACCGGCAGCTTCTTGACTCCAACGACAGCCTTAGAGAAGCACTTGAAAGTAGTTTTAGTAAATACAAGAGAGTATCAGCCCAACATGCAAGATTACATAATGGTGCGATTCCTATGGAGTATTTAAACAG CCATGATTACCAGCGAAGTGGACGTTCATCCCGTGCATCCGTACTTGACAATGATGCTCTTGCTGAATGCGATCCGGGTCGAAAAACACCAGAAGTCAATGGATTTACAAACCACGAATTTGACAGCGGTGTCGGAACAATTCGAGACGATTTTGATGATTCCGATACCGATTATGGCGACGATTCGTTCAGAAGGGGCTCACGGTTGAGTAATTCTCTTCGTTCTCGGCCTCGACGTTACAACAGTAACGTAAGTTATATGTCTGACGGTTCTCGTCGTTCACGTCGCTCTTATCATAGAAGAGCTAAAAATGACTATCAAACACTCAGTGATGAAGATAATGACGTCACCAATGGTTCTGACATCACTGATGACGAATTACGGGATATATCTCAAAGTTCAACCCTCTCTTCCAGCTCGAGAGGAAGACTGAATCGTAAGAGTCCGCGGATGACCCCGACTTCAGCTCGAAAG GTCATAACTCCTGACGTTACGCTTGGCCATAACAAAAGAATGTATAAAGTAGTTCTATGCGGAGATGTCGGCGTTGGAAAAACCAGTTTCATCTACAGAGTCTGTCGGAATGAATTCAACAGGCTGTCAAAGTCAACATTAG GAGtcgattttcaaatcaaaacaattCAACTTGAACACGACAAGTCAATATCACTGCAACTATGGGACACAGCTGGACAAGAACGATTCAGAAGTATTTCTGCTTCTTACTTCAGAAGAGCTGAAGGTGTATTGCTATTGTATGATTGTACCAGTCAGCATTCATTCATAAATGTACGAGATTGGATGGAAACAATCACG CCGGTCATACCCGATGGTTCTCCGATCATGATCTGCGGACACAAAGTCGATCTGAGAGAAGAACGAGAATTAGCTGGAAGACCTGTTGTCTCGTCACAAGAGGGCGCACAATTAGCCGCA AACTTCGGAGTTCTTTTCGTCGAAACCAGTGCATTGGACGGATGCAACGTGAATAACGCAGTAGCAATGCTGGCAAGACACATCAAACTAGATGACGACACAGTCGATACCGATTCGATCAAACAACTCGGGATATCGCCAGAAAAAGTTGAAGGACAAAATTGTTGTAAGCAAACGTGA